In Brachypodium distachyon strain Bd21 chromosome 5, Brachypodium_distachyon_v3.0, whole genome shotgun sequence, the genomic window acacgtatcctcataaacatatacattataagataaatacgtgagagagtaggatttacccttgaagcgtgtgaacccaacctcgagcagcctcacggtcaccggatgagcaccaccacctccaaactcctccaaaccaccaccattgctccaaCTTTGCACCACAAAATTAGCTCCACATGGCCAATAAAAACAGTAGATCGAGGTGTCTTTGGGTGCCAACTGGGTAGGGGATGCGATTTTGTGGGTAAAATGGGATCAAAATGCACTAATTTGAGCTAGAAAATGGGGACATTTGAGGAGGAAATGAAGAAcacagaagagaagaagagaaggagctGGCTGCTGTGAGAACCagtagaggaggaagaagatgggcgagcagaggaggaagaagatgggctGCTCGACTCGGGCACGCACGGGAGGGATGGGAAGGGaaagtgaaaaagaaaaagggaaagattCCGGCCCGGAACCCACCAAGCCGCAGTCGGCCACGGCGAGGCCGactggccagtcggcctgggcaaCGCCGACTGGGCTTCAGTCGGCCTgagccaggccgactggcggGTGGGGGCCCCGCGCgctcggcagccggcttgcAGTCGGCCTCCGACTGGGCTCATTCGGCCTCGCCTAGGCCGAGAGCgcattatttttgtaaattttgaaaaacgcgtattatttttgaaaataattaaaaaattcgtattatataaaaaaaattgaggatAGTGCGCTTGTGACGGGCGCTAAGCAAAAAATTTAGATTATGAAATAGTTTCGCTACACTTCATTTTTTGATTTAAAGTGATTTGGTTCCTCAGGTCGAGAGACCCCTCCTCCTAAAGCGAAGCCACCCCTTTTCTCGACGCCGACGAGGCGGCTACTCCGAAACCCTAGAACCCTCTCGTCACGATGAGGTCGCTTCGCGCGGCGCACACCCTTGCGTCCCgctcgctcctcctctccgcgcgcgcgctccACGGCACGGCCTGCcccggcgcggccgcggccgcgggcggCCGCTGGGGCGCCCCGCCTCCGGCGCCATCCTCGCGGGTGGTGCCCGCCGGGATCGCCGGCGCGGTGTCCTTCTCCCTGACATtcgcgacggtggcggcggctgaggTGCAGGCGAAGGAGCGATTGCCCGTGGATCTGCTCCCGCAGAACGTGGTGCTGTATCAGTATCAAGCATGCCCCTTCTGCAACAAGGTCCGAGGTGAGATACCTGTGCTCCGTTCATGCTGACATCAAGCATTTTCGATTCGCAGTTCACCTCTTGGTTTCCTTCTGATCTTGTTACAACATGTCCTTACAAATACGGTTCTGCAGTATTATgttagatttgttttttttatgttggaAGAATTGTTCTCACTGGATCGAAAATGTTTCTGAGCTTAAGCGGGATATTTGTGCTCCTTGTTGCCCCTGTCATGATTGTGTCAGTCGAACATTTTGGACCGGTATCTGATCAGTTCTCCTTATTCGAAATGCTCTCAAAGCGCAACTGTTACCATTGTAGCGAGTGTGAAATGTAGTTGCTGCTGCAGAAGTGCAGATAATCCTTTGTCCAGCTCTTTTGGAAAAATCTTTAATCGTATCATTGAACACCTCTGTACATGTACTTCTCTACTGCATGACTTGGTGATTCCATCAGTTGTCTGGCTATGTGTTATTCTTGTTTGAGCTGTGTACTTATTTATTACAAATCGTATTAGATTCATCTAGCCAGGCAAACTTATATGGTATAAAATACCTGCTACAAATTGATAGGCTGCTTCATCAACATTAATACATGATATTTCCATCTGGTTGATACTTCTATTTGTGTAACTATAAGAAATATCTTAATTGTAAATCCTCACTCATCTGATTAATTTTGTTATCCAACTTGGTGGTAAAAACTGCATTGCTTGAGGCTACGCGTAGCTTATCGCAGCTATTGCCTGACGTAGTTTCTGTGGATCACAAGTTCAGTAGGCTAGATGAATTGCAGGAAATAAAAATTGCAGGCATGTGTAACAAAGGAATTACATTTCATGGCTGGTAAAATTTTATGCTAAATGAAAGCGAAGGTATTATCCAAAAGAGGTGTTTGATATGTCTACAGGGAAAATTCAGGATGTTGAATGAAACTACCTTCTGTAATAGAGACAAGAGGAGAGGGAAGTCATATTTTATTGTGGACTCCACTGGAACAATGGCTATAGATTTCTGATAGTGCGCAGTTCCTTTAAAAACTATATTCCAGGTGAACCCTAATTAATGCTTACATTAGGTGTCTATTGTTGAGTAGTTAAGAGTGTTCTAACCGTAAAACCATCAAAGTTGCCTCTTGAGCAAGGAAATTAAATTGCATTCTTGTCTGTGTTGGATCACTAAGTGGCAAGCTTAGTGCAAGGACAGCTGCACAGAGAAACCTGATAGACTAATTTCGTTATTGCATTTTCATAACAGACTAAGAGTCATGGTTTATTTTTTAGCATTTCAAAAGGGTGTTAGTTATTCGGAATTCAGAGGATTCAAAGTTGATTGCTAGATATCAGTAGGTTGTTCTTTATCTGTCTGAAGATTTCTTCCAATCCAACTATTCTTTATTGGTTTTGTTACAGCTTTTCTAGACTATCATGATATACCCTACAAAGTTGTGGAAGTTAATCCACTGAGTAAAAAGGAAATCAAGTGGTCTGAATACAAGAAGGTCCCAATATTGACTGTAGATGGTGAACACCTGGTTGATTCATCAGGTTACACTTGTACTCACTTTCTTTTGCAGTTCACGTTCTTTACATTGTTGCATGTTCTTCTGTTCATATGCTTAAACTCCTATTTAAACTCATTTTGTTTGATCTCTTGTTGTCAGATATAATCAATATATTACAGCGGAAGATCAGCCCTGATGATGACGTCATGAGTGAAGAGGAAGCAAAGTGGCGCAGGTATCTtgttaatatggatcggagggagtactttctctttctttttttgatgTGCCATTAGTTTGATCTTGTTCCTGATGCTCCTTCTCTTTATCTTTTTGTGTTATAATGCTATGATTACTATATGTGCAAATATGCTTCCAGCATTTGAAATATTTTGTACAAAAGCATCATGTAATATTACCACTGTTTCATTTACAAGTTTTATTGGCTCTTTTGTTCAGTTTTTTGTTGCAAGTTAATTGACGAAACCAAGACCTTGCTCAATCCCACCTTGACTCATCAATACTAACACTACCAGACCTAGCTGCTACTATCCGTCTGCCCTGGTGCAGAGGTGGTCCTCTGCCTCCTTAGCCTCTGCACCATAGTTACCGGATTCGCTGAAATGAGCTTCGAACCCGAATCCGGGTCGATCGTTCCCGATCGGGGTTCAAAATCACTCGGGTTCAGTCGGCGTTCGAGCCCTGATTCGCTATCTTAGGCGAACCCAGAACGGATCGCTCTCGCCTGGCACTAGCTATGACCATCCACGTGAGGACAGTGACGATGGCGAAGGCATGGGAGGTGGCCCTTCGTCGTTGCTCCTCCTGCAGGCTGGTGGCGGTCGGCCCTTAGTCGTCAATCCTCATGCGTGCTTCATGGCAGCCGGATCCTCTCCTCGGCTCCTCCATCTTAAGCAAGAGCAGGCGGAGAGAGGGCCGGGGGGCGTCCAAACaggaaaggaggaggagatcgatTCGTAACTGGAGGCGGCAGCGACGACTTAGGGCACAGCCGCACAGGGGAGTTCCTGATCTCAGCAAGCTAGTGGCCGTGGACCTGTTTGGGCTGAGCCAGCCTGCTAACATAtcttctattttattttatttttttcttgtgttatTGATCTGGGATCTTCTGCGGTTTATTTTCTGTAGACCTTGTACTTCTGTATTTTGAATCTGAAATATCTGGTTCGCAAACCCGACCTGCGATTCACGAATCACAGGTGTGTACCCCCGAACGAACCCGATTCATATTAGGTAGCGAATCCCGAACAGCAGATTCGAATTGCGAATCGAGCGAATCGCGAATCTGGAAACTATGCTCTGCACTTCCACCCT contains:
- the LOC100832419 gene encoding prostaglandin E synthase 2; translated protein: MRSLRAAHTLASRSLLLSARALHGTACPGAAAAAGGRWGAPPPAPSSRVVPAGIAGAVSFSLTFATVAAAEVQAKERLPVDLLPQNVVLYQYQACPFCNKVRAFLDYHDIPYKVVEVNPLSKKEIKWSEYKKVPILTVDGEHLVDSSDIINILQRKISPDDDVMSEEEAKWRRWVDEHLVHILSPNIYRTTSEALESFDYIAKHGNFSTVERFAAKYAGAAAMYMVSKKLMKKYNITDARASLYEACNTWTEALNGRNFLGGSKPNLADLAVFGVLRPIRYLRSGKDMVEHTQIGEWYQRMEDAVGEPSRIQDE